A section of the Prionailurus bengalensis isolate Pbe53 chromosome C2, Fcat_Pben_1.1_paternal_pri, whole genome shotgun sequence genome encodes:
- the DNAJC28 gene encoding dnaJ homolog subfamily C member 28 — MNTVCVIMAHILRSHLINASMVPNRMKMPPYLGVIRNRMMSTQKSKKKMRDYYRLLNLDEGCSADDVREAFHKLAKQYHPDGGSSTADSATFIQIEEAYRKVLSHVVAQANAGQNKVEEAEEEEEKFKYKTPQHRHYLSFEGIGFGSPSQREKQYRQFRADRATEQVMEYQKQKLQSQYFIDSVIVKDVRQSKEQKITQAIERLVEDLIQESMAKGDFDNLSGKGKPLKKFSGCSYIDPMTHNLNRILIDNGYQPEWILMQKEIKDTIDQLREAILVSRKKLGNPMTPTEQKQWNQVCEQFHENIRKLNKRINDFNLIVPLLSRQKVHFDAQKEIARAQEIYEALIKTKEVTDKNPNNTDQGEGEKIPGVKTGFFNWMNMWKFIKI, encoded by the coding sequence ATGAACACAGTGTGTGTAATAATGGCTCACATCTTAAGATCTCATCTGATAAATGCTTCAATGGTACCGAATCGAATGAAAATGCCTCCATATCTTGGTGTCATTAGAAACAGAATGATGTCAACTCAGAAATCCAAAAAGAAGATGAGAGACTATTACAGGCTGCTGAATCTGGATGAAGGATGCTCTGCAGATGATGTCAGGGAAGCTTTTCATAAGCTTGCCAAGCAATACCACCCAGACGGTGGTTCTAGTACAGCGGATTCAGCAACATTTATACAGATCGAAGAAGCTTATAGGAAGGTGCTTTCCCACGTGGTAGCACAAGCAAATGCCGGACAGAATAAagttgaagaagcagaggaagaggaagaaaagttcaAATATAAAACACCCCAACACCGACATTATTTAAGTTTTGAAGGTATTGGTTTCGGAAGTCCCAGTCAACGAGAGAAGCAATATAGGCAATTTAGAGCAGACCGTGCAACTGAACAAGTGATGGAATATCAGAAGCAGAAACTACAAAGCCAGTATTTCATTGATAGCGTAATTGTTAAAGATGTAAGACAGAGTAAAGAACAAAAGATAACTCAGGCTATTGAGCGTTTAGTAGAGGATCTCATTCAGGAATCAATGGCCAAAGGAGACTTTGACAATCTCAGTGGGAAGGGAAAACctctaaaaaaattttctggCTGTTCATATATTGATCCCATGACTCACAACCTGAACAGAATATTGATAGATAATGGATACCAACCAGAATGGATCCTCatgcaaaaggaaataaaggataCTATCGATCAACTCAGAGAGGCAATTTTAGTGTCAAGGAAAAAACTTGGGAATCCAATGACACCAACTGAACAGAAACAGTGGAACCAAGTTTGTGAGCAGTTTCACGAAAACATCAGGAAACTGAACAAGCGaattaatgattttaatttaattgttccCCTCCTGAGCAGGCAAAAAGTCCATTTTGATGCACAGAAAGAAATTGCCAGAGCCCAGGAAATATATGAAGcccttataaaaacaaaagaagtcacagataaaaacccaaacaacactgatcagggagaaggggagaaaataccTGGCGTCAAGACAGGCTTTTTTAACTGGATGAATATGtggaaatttattaaaatctgA